TCCCACACGGGCACCGCGATGCCGCGCTCCGACGCCGCCAGGGCCTCGGCCACGGTGCGCACGTCTCGAGCCCGGAGGCGGGGAAGATCGGCCACCGTCACCGCGACCGCCGCCGCCTCCGGTCCCAGGGCGGCGACTCCCGCGGCCACGGAGGTACCCATGCCCTCCAGATGCCGAGGATTTTCCACCAGGCGCACGGGGAGCCCATCGAGGGCCTCCCGTATGGCATCTGCGCCCGCACCCACCACCACGACCACCGGCCGCAGGCCGGCACGCAGGAGCACGCGGGCCGCCCGCCGCACCAGGGGCACGCCCCCCACCGGCAGGAGGAGCTTGTTGATCCCCCCCATGCGCCGGGAAGACCCCGCAGCCAGGAGCACCCCCGCCGCCCTTCCCCCCGAGGGACGCCTGGCACAGGCTCGCGCGGCGGCGTCGCCGCCGCGCCCCGGTTCCCCTTGCGTCGACCGTGCTCCTGCGCCCATGCCCGACAGGTGTACTACAGGATGCCACCCCGGGTGAAGGAGGGTCCGCCGGCATCCGGCCCGGACCCAAAAATTCCCGAAGAGGGCCGGGGGATAGATAACCAATCGGGTACACTTGATACCCCTCTGGGTAAAACGAAGTTTGCCCCTCTAGGCACCCCGCTCCCCGTCCCCTATAGTGCACGAGTCCATTCGAGGACCCCTTGCCAGGAGGGAGCAATGAGTCCGAGTGCAGCCGTCGTCCTGCCCGAGACCCGCGATGCCGACGCCCGCCGCGCACCTGCGCCGCCCAGCAGCTCCATGGGGCTGTACCTTCGCGACATCCGCAAGACCCGCCTGCTCACCCCCCGGGAGGAAATCGAGCTCGCCCTGCGCATCGAGAAGGGCGACGAAGCCGCCCGCAGCCGAATGATCGAGTCGAACCTGCGGCTGGTCGTCAAGATCGCCAAGC
This sequence is a window from Thermodesulfobacteriota bacterium. Protein-coding genes within it:
- a CDS encoding nucleotidyltransferase family protein encodes the protein MLLAAGSSRRMGGINKLLLPVGGVPLVRRAARVLLRAGLRPVVVVVGAGADAIREALDGLPVRLVENPRHLEGMGTSVAAGVAALGPEAAAVAVTVADLPRLRARDVRTVAEALAASERGIAVPVWEGRRGHPVFFALGPYRQLLEGLGGDEGARGILRARPGDVLEVAVSHPGGFDDLDTPEAYRCLSGEGRPGARGAGGRRP